A single region of the Corvus hawaiiensis isolate bCorHaw1 chromosome 27, bCorHaw1.pri.cur, whole genome shotgun sequence genome encodes:
- the REEP4 gene encoding receptor expression-enhancing protein 4 isoform X2, producing the protein MVSWMLSRVIELLFGMLYPAYASYKAVKTKNIREYVRWMMYWIVFSLFMATETFTDLLISWFPFYYEVKMAFVIWLLSPYTRGASLLYRRFVHPTLARKEKDIDAFLIRAQERSYETVLRFGKRGLNLAATAAVQAATKSQGALAGRLRSFSMQDLRSLPDQAPVHFQDPLYLEEQQSLQQPLAYGAGRRYESETEDEELWSDSQVSPPPSPPRDPKPLSRSQSLRSLRKNPGKEGSSRLLRSRVRRRAAPSEQDS; encoded by the exons ATGGTGTCCTGGATGCTCAGCCGGGTGATTGA GCTGCTTTTTGGGATGCTCTACCCGGCCTACGCATCCTACAAGGCTGTGAAGACGAAAAACATCCGGGAATAC GTCCGATGGATGATGTACTGGATCGTCTTCTCTCTCTTCATGGCCACAGAGACCTTCACCGACCTTCTCATCTCCTG GTTCCCCTTCTACTACGAGGTGAAGATGGCCTTTGTCATCTGGCTGCTGTCCCCCTACACGCGGGGGGCCAGCCTGCTCTACCGCCGCTTCGTGCACCCCACGCTGGCCCGCAAGGAGAAG GACATCGACGCCTTCCTCATCCGGGCCCAGGAGCGCAGCTACGAGACCGTGCTGCGCTTCGGCAAGAGGGGCCTCAACCTGGCAGCCACGGCCGCGGTCCAGGCGGCCACCAAG AGCCAGGGCGCGCTGGCCGGGCGGCTCCGCAGCTTCAGCATGCAGGACCTGCGCTCCCTGCCCGACCAGGCCCCCGTGCACTTCCAGGACCCGCTGtacctggaggagcagcagagcctccagcagcccctgg CCTACGGCGCCGGCCGCCGCTACGAGAGCGAGACGGAGGATGAGGAGCTGTGGTCAGACTCGCAGGTGTCCCCCCCGCCGTCCCCTCCTCGGGATCCCAAACCCCTGTCCCGCAGCCAGAGCCTGCGATCCCTGAGGAAGAACCCGGGAAAAGAG ggctcttCCCGGCTCCTGCGCAGCCGGGTCAGGAGGAGAGCGGCTCCGTCGGAGCAGGACAGCTAA
- the REEP4 gene encoding receptor expression-enhancing protein 4 isoform X1, whose amino-acid sequence MAGGPPYCSGGGPCTIRGGLCSEAPHIAGGGPCSERLTGTRGGCLGVAPHPVPRAGAGTEPVRCHRPLPRPDKSGRCRGRGSDPALMAEPPRSLPEPFPGLSGLGMVLEGVKARVRCWGRQLCWSLFLLLYAWWPRCLTPPLPYRLLFGMLYPAYASYKAVKTKNIREYVRWMMYWIVFSLFMATETFTDLLISWFPFYYEVKMAFVIWLLSPYTRGASLLYRRFVHPTLARKEKDIDAFLIRAQERSYETVLRFGKRGLNLAATAAVQAATKSQGALAGRLRSFSMQDLRSLPDQAPVHFQDPLYLEEQQSLQQPLAYGAGRRYESETEDEELWSDSQVSPPPSPPRDPKPLSRSQSLRSLRKNPGKEGSSRLLRSRVRRRAAPSEQDS is encoded by the exons ATGGCTGGGGGTCCCCCGTATTGCTCGGGTGGGGGTCCCTGCACCATCCGAGGGGGTCTCTGCTCTGAGGCTCCCCACATTGCTGGGGGGGGTCCCTGCTCCGAGAGGCTCACCGGGACACGGGGAGGGTGCTTGGGGGTGGCACCTCACCCGGTGCCTCGGGCTGGAGCCGGGACCGAGCCCGTGCGCTGCCACCGCCCCCTGCCACGCCCCGACAAGTCGGGCCGGTGCCGTGGACGTGGGAGTGACCCTGCGCTCATGGCTGAGCCTCCCCGGAGCCTCCCGGAGCCTTTTCCCGGCCTCTCCGGGCTCGGGATGGTGCTGGAGGGGGTCAAGGCCAGGGTGCGGTGCTGGGGCCGGCAGCTGTGCTGGTCCCTGTTCCTGCTACTCTACGCGTGGTGGCCGCGCTGCCTCACCCCCCCTCTGCCTTACAGGCTGCTTTTTGGGATGCTCTACCCGGCCTACGCATCCTACAAGGCTGTGAAGACGAAAAACATCCGGGAATAC GTCCGATGGATGATGTACTGGATCGTCTTCTCTCTCTTCATGGCCACAGAGACCTTCACCGACCTTCTCATCTCCTG GTTCCCCTTCTACTACGAGGTGAAGATGGCCTTTGTCATCTGGCTGCTGTCCCCCTACACGCGGGGGGCCAGCCTGCTCTACCGCCGCTTCGTGCACCCCACGCTGGCCCGCAAGGAGAAG GACATCGACGCCTTCCTCATCCGGGCCCAGGAGCGCAGCTACGAGACCGTGCTGCGCTTCGGCAAGAGGGGCCTCAACCTGGCAGCCACGGCCGCGGTCCAGGCGGCCACCAAG AGCCAGGGCGCGCTGGCCGGGCGGCTCCGCAGCTTCAGCATGCAGGACCTGCGCTCCCTGCCCGACCAGGCCCCCGTGCACTTCCAGGACCCGCTGtacctggaggagcagcagagcctccagcagcccctgg CCTACGGCGCCGGCCGCCGCTACGAGAGCGAGACGGAGGATGAGGAGCTGTGGTCAGACTCGCAGGTGTCCCCCCCGCCGTCCCCTCCTCGGGATCCCAAACCCCTGTCCCGCAGCCAGAGCCTGCGATCCCTGAGGAAGAACCCGGGAAAAGAG ggctcttCCCGGCTCCTGCGCAGCCGGGTCAGGAGGAGAGCGGCTCCGTCGGAGCAGGACAGCTAA
- the LGI3 gene encoding LOW QUALITY PROTEIN: leucine-rich repeat LGI family member 3 (The sequence of the model RefSeq protein was modified relative to this genomic sequence to represent the inferred CDS: deleted 1 base in 1 codon), protein MELRRGRRMLRDQLPARLLLLLLLAVAWLWLPAEGRRPPRPPPCPSTCSCTRDTAFCVDSKAVPKNLPPEVISLTMVNAAFTEIREAAFAHIPSLQFLLLNSNKFTLIGDNAFAGLSHLQYLFIENNDIQALSKGTFRGLKSLTHLSLANNNLQTLPRDLFKPLDILSDLDLRGNTLACDCKIKWLVEWLESTNTTVPAVFCSSPGQFEGQRIRDLALSDFQCITTDFVMHQVLPFQAVSAEPFTYASDLYVALAQPSASSCSILKWDYVERKLRDFDHIPAHSAVHCKPIVAQDQLYVVVAQLFGGSYIYRWDTAVDKFIKIQDIDSQKIRKPNDIEAFQIEGDWYFVIADSSKAGSTSLYRLNQNGFYSHQALHAWHRDTDVEYVENNGKPRLIISSSSQAPVIYQWSRAQKQFVPQGEVGEMLDVQMVKHFKTKRDQFLCLSRYIGDSKVVRWEGQRFVEVQMLPSRGSMVMQPFAVGQRQYLALGSDFSFTHVYLWEEEKQKFAKFQELSVQAPRAFRAVPAADVQLLLAPSFKANTLVYRHVVVDLSL, encoded by the exons ATGGAGCTGCGGCGCGGGAGGAGGATGCTGAGGGACCAGCTCCCCGctcgcctcctcctcctcctcctgctcgcCGTGGCCTGGCTCTggctgccggcggaggggcggcgg cccccccggccccccccttGCCCCTCGACCTGCTCCTGCACCCGGGACACGGCTTTTTGCGTGGACTCCAAGGCTGTGCCCAAAAACCTGCCCCCCGAGGTCATCTCGCT GACGATGGTGAACGCAGCCTTCACGGAGATCCGGGAGGCGGCTTTCGCccacatcccctccctgcagttCCT CCTCCTCAACTCCAACAAGTTCACGCTGATCGGGGACAACGCCTTCGCGGGGCTCTCGCACCTGCAGTACCT GTTCATTGAGAACAACGACATCCAGGCGCTTTCAAAGGGCACTTTCCGCGGGCTCAAGTCCCTGACACACCT GTCCTTGGCCAACAACAACCTGCAGACTCTGCCTCGGGACCTCTTCAAGCCGCTGGACATCCTGAGTGACCT ggacctgcgTGGCAACACGCTGGCCTGTGACTGCAAGATCAAGTGGCTGGTGGAGTGGCTGGAGAGCACCAACACCACGGTGCCCGCCGtcttctgcagcagccctgggcagttCGAGGGACAGCGGATCCGGGACCTGGCACTCAGTGACTTCCAGTGCATCACCACAG ATTTCGTGATGCACCAGGTCCTGCCCTTCCAGGCGGTGTCAGCCGAGCCCTTCACCTACGCCAGCGACCTGTAcgtggccctggcacagccgagcgccagcagctgctccatcctTAAGTGGGACTACGTGGAGCGCAAACTCCGTGACTTCGACCACATCCCCG CTCACTCGGCGGTGCACTGCAAGCCCATCGTGGCGCAGGACCAGCTCTACGTGGTGGTGGCGCAGCTCTTTGGAGGCTCCTACATCTACCGCTGGGACACGGCCGTGGACAAGTTCATCAAGATCCAGGACATTGACAGCCAGAAAATCCGCAAGCCCAACGACATCGAGGCCTTCCAGATCGAGGGCGACTGGTACTTCGTCATCGCCGACAGCTCCAAGGCGGGCTCCACCAGCCTCTACCGCCTGAACCAGAATGGGTTTTACTCCCACCAAGCCCTCCACGCCTGGCACCGCGACACCGACGTGGAATACGTGGAGAACAACGGGAAACCCCGGCTGAtcatctccagcagctcccaggcccCCGTCATCTACCAGTGGAGCCGGGCGCAGAAGCAATTCGTGCCGCAGGGCGAGGTGGGCGAGATGTTGGACGTTCAGATGGTCAAACACTTCAAGACCAAGCGGGACCAGTTCCTCTGCCTGAGCCGCTACATCGGCGACTCCAAGGTGGTGCGGTGGGAAGGGCAGCGCTTCGTGGAGGTGCAGATGCTGCCGTCGCGCGGCTCCATGGTGATGCAGCCCTTCGCCGTGGGGCAGCGGCAGTACCTGGCGCTGGGCAGCGACTTCTCCTTCACCCACGTGTACCTGtgggaagaggagaagcagaagtTCGCCAAGTTCCAGGAGCTGTCGGTGCAGGCGCCGCGGGCGTTCCGGGCCGTGCCAGCGGCCGacgtgcagctgctgctggcgcCCAGCTTCAAGGCCAACACGCTGGTGTACCGGCACGTGGTGGTGGACCTCAGCCTGTAG
- the SFTPC gene encoding pulmonary surfactant-associated protein C, with protein sequence MPSHPGSYKSPGLGLVEGTGAHSEMDDSSKEALMEEAPPRYTESPRLPCIPHELKSLLLMVVLVVVALVVVNVTFLLLGLHLSESHAETVLRMTIHGLDGEGNPQQLAMSKKERTGTFAVRDGLNASATVVYDYSKLLVGYRSWRHRACYITRVDKDNFPGLDAATETFQRRQDEDTGDKAVPLADRSILGTTINILCSSVPVFWAYLEDGGLGWEWEEEEEEEAEEAAMESSMKQVVLEEEDSENGCCCPGCCLPCTVCCTKCCAKCARCCCLPKCCGCPKCPKCLGCPKCPGCGGCGGCLKKSLCFVPRLLCYLPRKLLSCGHLRCLLIVVVVVVLLVVIIAGALLMWLSADQHHADTVLRSHLWTGPAWEEDAATFYLDSGDGNAAMVIYDYKNLLVSYRPRLHRACYVTRVDKDNVPGLDTVVETFQRRQAEDRISMPLADRSLLGTTASILCSLLPVYWA encoded by the exons ATGCCCAGTCACCCGGGATCCTATAAATCCCCCGGGCTCGGGCTGGTAGAAGGGACAGGAGCACACAGCGAGATGGACGACAGCTCCAAAGAGGCGCTGATGGAGGAGGCACCTCCG AGGTACACGGAGTCGCCGCGCCTGCCCTGCATCCCCCACGAGCTCAAGAGCCTCCTGCTgatggtggtgctggtggtggtggccCTCGTGGTGGTCAACGTcaccttcctcctgctggggctgcacctCAGCGAGTCACACGCCGAGACG GTGTTGCGGATGACCATCCACGGGCTGGATGGCGAGGGGAACCCCCAGCAGCTCGCCATGAGCAAGAAGGAAAGGACCGGGACGTTCGCGGTGCGGGACGGGCTCAACGCCTCGGCCACGGTGGTGTACGACTACAGCAAG CTGCTGGTCGGCTACAGGTCCTGGCGTCACCGCGCCTGCTACATCACCCGCGTGGACAAGGACAACTTCCCGGGGCTGGACGCTGCCACCGAGACCTTCCAGCGCCGGCAG GATGAGGACACTGGGGACAAGGCCGTGCCCCTGGCTGACCGCTCCATCCTGGGCACCACCATCAACATCCTCTGCAGCAGCGTCCCCGTGTTCTGGGCGTA TTTGGAGGATGGAGG gctgggctgggaatgggaggaggaggaggaggaggaagcggAGGAGGCAGCCATGGAGAGCAGCATGAAGCAGGTGGTGCTTGAAGAGGAG GACTCGGAgaatggctgctgctgcccaggctgctgcttgcCCTGCACCGTGTGCTGCACCAAATGCTGTGCCAAATGCGCccggtgctgctgcctgcccaagtGCTGCGGGTGCCCCAAGTGCCCCAAGTGCCTCGGGTGCCCCAAGTGTCCCGGCTGCGGCGGCTGCGGTGGCTGCCTCAAGAAGTCCCTGTGCTTCGTCCCTCGGCTGCTCTGCTACCTGCCCCGCAAGCTCCTGAGCTGCGGCCACCTCCGCTGCCTGCTCATCGTGGTGGTCGTGGTGGTCCTGCTGGTGGTCATCATCGCCGGCGCCCTGCTGATGTGGCTGAGCGCTGACCAGCACCACGCCGACACC GTCCTGCGGAGCCATTTGTGGACTGGACCGGCCTGGGAAGAGGACGCGGCCACTTTCTACCTGGACAGCGGGGACGGGAATGCGGCCATGGTCATCTATGACTACAAGAAT CTGCTGGTGAGCTACAGACCCCGGCTGCACCGCGCCTGCTACGTGACCCGCGTGGACAAGGACAACGTCCCGGGGCTGGACACCGTGGTCGAGACCTTCCAGCGCCGGCAG GCTGAGGACAGGATCTCCATGCCCCTGGCTGACCGCTCCCTCCTGGGCACCACGGCGAGCAtcctctgcagcctcctccctgTCTACTGGGCTTAG